In one window of Protaetiibacter larvae DNA:
- a CDS encoding S8 family serine peptidase, whose product MSLRRSVLVSTVAVSALILSGIGAPAFAADPGPALQAAAVTPSDPPQEGARSKTGRLAQSDEAVLARADAAVVPIMVKVDVDPVASYAGGLDGFPATSPEVTGTKLSLSDPAVARYLAHVKEVIASTQADILGAVPSAKPLASYAVAYGGLALTVAARDARKVLAVPGVAAVQDNSLRQLPASDTGASSGFTPAGSAAVGAAAAGAAIDNDASTFIGADAVWPSLGGRDKAGRGVIVGVIDTGIWPEHPMLADNGIPAPAGGPWACEFGDGGDPAFSCNDKLVGAYAFLDTYAALNEIGAEDFCSADGCSARDSEGHGTHTATTAVGDYVTSAPIFGVDRGPVSGIAPGASVIAYRALGPGGGYTSDLLDAVQQAIVDGVDVINYSISGSASVYTDAVGLAFLDAYAAGITVNASAGNDGPGASTANHAAPWVTTVAASTFDRQFSSTLTLTSSDGASFSKSGSTLTQGVSGLPVVLAAAVPGYGGGPLCLQPFPAGSLTGQVVVCERGQNGRVEKGFNALQGDAAGFILYNPTASDVETDNHFLPAIHLEGPNAELLAFLGAHPGVTASWAAGTTSAAAGDVMAGFSSRGPIGEFLKPDVTAPGVQILAGHTPESTDPATGPQGELFQAIAGTSMSSPHAAGVSALLIAAHPDWTPGQVKSALMTSSLQSVVNPDGSAAGVFDRGAGSIRANRAVTPTLTISETAADFVESAGDPLGRIDLNIPSIYIDPLPGAAVVTRTVTNVSGASQTFTVKATLADGVQALVTPARFTLGAGASKKLTIIVSGVKAADGWHQGQLTISGSRSGALPVVIPVAVNVGEASLALAQSCAPTTIDRGKISTCTVTASSTLPVDVQATIDVIANPLLQVTKVTAPATKRALGANWKGTLTGALPPTIDAIDAVDPAEVVSGYDPLSGYGITPVAGVGDESIVNFTVPSFVYGGEVYSSIGVVSNGYVVIGGGTSADVEFEPPAAFPDAARPNNVIAPFWTDLNPGGGGAIRVATLSDGVTTWLVVDWEDVPVWSGGGANSFQVWIQLGATENAWVTYGGPLTPDASVGALTGAENRDGTSGITVADVDTDKAYLLHTSPPTAGGAVTFDYTVKGLIRGTWSTSATLRSDAISTIPVEVTSIRVR is encoded by the coding sequence GTGAGTCTTCGTCGATCTGTGCTCGTGTCCACCGTCGCCGTCTCGGCGCTCATCCTCTCGGGCATCGGTGCCCCCGCGTTCGCCGCGGACCCCGGTCCCGCCCTCCAGGCGGCAGCCGTCACCCCGAGCGACCCGCCCCAGGAGGGCGCCCGCAGCAAGACCGGGCGGCTCGCGCAGAGCGACGAGGCCGTGCTCGCGCGCGCCGACGCCGCGGTCGTGCCGATCATGGTGAAGGTCGACGTGGACCCGGTCGCCTCCTACGCGGGCGGTCTCGACGGGTTCCCGGCGACGAGTCCCGAGGTCACCGGCACGAAGCTGTCGCTCAGCGACCCCGCGGTGGCGCGCTACCTCGCCCACGTGAAGGAGGTCATCGCGAGCACGCAGGCGGACATCCTGGGGGCGGTGCCCTCCGCGAAACCGCTCGCGAGCTACGCGGTCGCGTACGGGGGCCTGGCCCTCACGGTCGCCGCGCGCGACGCGCGGAAGGTGCTCGCGGTCCCGGGTGTCGCCGCCGTCCAGGACAACTCGCTGCGCCAGCTGCCGGCGTCCGACACGGGTGCCTCGTCCGGGTTCACCCCGGCGGGGAGCGCGGCGGTCGGCGCGGCTGCGGCCGGAGCCGCGATCGACAACGACGCGAGCACCTTCATCGGCGCGGACGCCGTGTGGCCGTCGCTCGGCGGCCGCGACAAGGCGGGACGCGGCGTGATCGTGGGCGTCATCGACACGGGCATCTGGCCGGAGCATCCGATGCTCGCCGACAACGGCATCCCCGCCCCGGCGGGTGGACCATGGGCGTGCGAGTTCGGCGACGGCGGCGACCCCGCCTTCAGCTGCAACGACAAGCTCGTGGGCGCCTACGCCTTCCTCGACACCTACGCGGCACTCAACGAGATCGGCGCCGAGGACTTCTGCTCCGCGGACGGCTGCTCGGCCCGCGACTCGGAGGGGCACGGCACGCACACCGCCACGACCGCGGTGGGCGACTACGTGACCAGCGCGCCCATCTTCGGCGTGGACCGCGGCCCGGTCAGCGGGATCGCCCCCGGGGCATCCGTCATCGCCTACCGCGCACTCGGTCCGGGCGGCGGCTACACCTCGGATCTGCTCGACGCGGTGCAGCAGGCGATCGTCGACGGCGTCGACGTCATCAACTACTCGATCAGCGGCAGCGCCTCGGTGTACACCGACGCCGTCGGGCTGGCCTTCCTGGACGCCTACGCGGCGGGGATCACCGTGAACGCCTCCGCGGGGAACGACGGACCCGGCGCCTCCACGGCGAACCACGCGGCGCCGTGGGTGACCACCGTCGCCGCATCGACCTTCGATCGGCAGTTCTCCTCGACCCTCACCCTCACCTCGAGCGACGGTGCGAGCTTCAGCAAGTCGGGCTCGACCCTCACGCAGGGCGTCTCGGGTCTACCCGTCGTGCTGGCCGCCGCCGTACCGGGATACGGCGGCGGTCCCCTCTGCCTCCAGCCGTTCCCCGCCGGATCGCTCACCGGCCAGGTGGTCGTGTGCGAACGCGGGCAGAACGGCCGCGTCGAGAAGGGCTTCAACGCCTTGCAGGGCGACGCCGCCGGGTTCATCCTCTACAACCCCACGGCGAGCGATGTCGAGACCGACAACCACTTCCTCCCGGCGATCCATCTCGAAGGTCCCAACGCGGAGCTGCTCGCCTTCCTCGGCGCGCACCCGGGGGTCACCGCGAGCTGGGCCGCGGGCACCACCTCGGCCGCCGCGGGCGACGTGATGGCGGGATTCTCCTCGCGCGGGCCGATCGGCGAGTTCCTGAAGCCGGACGTCACCGCCCCGGGCGTGCAGATCCTCGCCGGGCACACGCCCGAATCGACGGATCCCGCGACCGGGCCGCAGGGTGAGCTCTTCCAGGCGATCGCCGGCACCTCGATGTCGTCGCCGCACGCGGCCGGGGTCTCCGCGCTCCTTATCGCGGCCCACCCGGACTGGACGCCGGGGCAGGTGAAGTCGGCGCTCATGACCTCGTCGCTGCAGTCGGTCGTCAACCCGGACGGCTCGGCGGCCGGCGTCTTCGACCGCGGCGCCGGCAGCATCCGCGCCAACCGCGCGGTCACGCCGACCCTCACCATCAGCGAGACGGCCGCGGACTTCGTCGAGAGCGCGGGCGACCCGCTCGGCCGGATCGACCTCAACATCCCGAGCATTTACATCGATCCGCTCCCGGGCGCGGCCGTCGTCACGCGCACCGTCACGAACGTCAGCGGCGCGAGCCAGACCTTCACCGTGAAGGCGACGCTCGCCGACGGCGTCCAGGCGCTCGTGACCCCGGCGCGGTTCACGCTCGGCGCAGGGGCGTCCAAGAAGCTCACGATCATCGTGAGCGGGGTGAAGGCGGCAGACGGCTGGCACCAGGGGCAGCTGACCATCAGCGGATCGCGCAGCGGCGCGCTCCCGGTGGTGATCCCGGTCGCCGTGAACGTGGGTGAGGCCTCGCTCGCGCTCGCCCAATCGTGCGCGCCGACCACGATCGACAGGGGCAAGATCTCGACCTGCACCGTGACGGCGTCGAGCACGCTGCCCGTCGACGTGCAGGCGACCATCGACGTGATCGCCAACCCGCTGCTGCAGGTGACGAAGGTGACCGCGCCCGCCACCAAGCGCGCCCTCGGGGCGAACTGGAAGGGCACGCTCACCGGTGCGCTCCCGCCGACCATCGATGCGATCGACGCGGTCGACCCGGCGGAGGTGGTGAGCGGCTACGACCCGCTCTCCGGGTACGGGATCACCCCGGTCGCGGGTGTGGGCGACGAGAGCATCGTCAACTTCACCGTGCCGAGCTTCGTGTACGGCGGTGAGGTGTACAGCAGCATCGGCGTGGTCTCCAACGGCTACGTGGTGATCGGCGGCGGCACCTCGGCGGACGTCGAGTTCGAGCCGCCGGCGGCTTTCCCCGACGCCGCACGACCGAACAACGTGATCGCGCCGTTCTGGACGGACCTCAACCCGGGCGGCGGAGGCGCCATCCGCGTCGCGACCCTGAGCGACGGCGTGACCACCTGGCTCGTCGTCGACTGGGAGGACGTGCCGGTGTGGAGCGGGGGAGGCGCCAACTCCTTCCAGGTGTGGATCCAGCTCGGCGCCACCGAGAACGCCTGGGTCACCTACGGCGGGCCGCTCACGCCCGACGCCTCGGTCGGCGCGCTGACCGGCGCCGAGAACCGCGACGGCACGAGCGGGATCACGGTGGCCGACGTCGACACCGACAAGGCCTATCTGCTCCACACGAGCCCGCCCACCGCGGGCGGCGCGGTCACCTTCGACTACACGGTCAAGGGGCTCATCCGCGGCACCTGGTCGACGAGCGCGACCCTGCGCTCGGATGCCATCAGCACCATCCCCGTGGAGGTGACGAGCATCCGGGTGCGGTGA
- the thrS gene encoding threonine--tRNA ligase, whose product MSAQTGFELFPDRAVIAIRVNGELKDKSSTVTASDLVEPVEVDSPDGLDILRHSTAHVLAQAVQRINPEARLGIGPPVHDGFYYDFDVDTPFTPEDLAAIEKEMDRIIRSGQRFQRRVVTEDEARAELAGEPYKLELIGLKGAAADGQDGESVEVGGAELTIYDNVDRDGTVAWKDLCRGPHVPNTGALGQHKLMRNAAAYWRGSEKNKQLQRIYGTAWPTKDELRAYLARLEEAAKRDHRKLGIELDLFSFPDEIGSGLAVFHPKGGIIRYEMEEYLRKQLLKNGYELVNSPHITKANLFETSGHLAWYAEGMFPPMHLDEEHDAEGNITKQGQDYYLKPMNCPFHNLIFRARGRSYRELPLRLAEFGTVYRYEKSGTLSGLTRVRGLTQDDAHVYVTKDQVKAEVASQLEFVLETLRGYGLDDFYLELSTKDPDKYVGSDELWEEATETLREVALASGLDLVPDPGGAAFYGPKISVQARDAIGRTWQLSTVQLDFNQPERFELEYTGPDGQKHQPVMIHRALLGSIERFFAILLEHYAGAFPAWLSPVQVVGVPVAEEFADYLGEIVDRLRADGVRAELDTSDERMQKKIRTHTLAKIPFQLIAGGQDRDAGTVSFRFRDGRQDNGIPVEEAVRRIREAIDSHAQV is encoded by the coding sequence ATGAGCGCGCAGACCGGCTTCGAGCTGTTCCCCGACCGTGCCGTGATCGCGATCCGCGTCAACGGCGAGCTCAAGGACAAGTCCTCGACGGTGACGGCGAGCGACCTCGTGGAGCCTGTCGAGGTCGACTCGCCCGACGGCCTCGACATCCTCCGGCACTCGACGGCGCACGTCCTCGCGCAGGCGGTGCAGCGCATCAATCCCGAGGCGAGGCTCGGCATCGGCCCGCCCGTGCACGACGGCTTCTACTACGACTTCGACGTCGACACGCCTTTCACCCCGGAGGATCTCGCGGCCATCGAGAAGGAGATGGATCGCATCATCCGTTCCGGCCAGCGCTTCCAGCGCCGCGTGGTGACCGAAGACGAGGCGCGCGCCGAGCTCGCGGGTGAGCCGTACAAGCTCGAGCTCATCGGGCTCAAGGGCGCCGCAGCCGACGGTCAGGATGGCGAGAGCGTCGAGGTGGGGGGCGCCGAGCTCACCATCTACGACAACGTCGACCGTGACGGCACGGTCGCGTGGAAGGATCTCTGCCGCGGCCCGCATGTGCCGAACACGGGCGCCCTCGGGCAGCACAAGCTCATGCGCAACGCTGCCGCCTACTGGCGCGGGTCGGAGAAGAACAAGCAGCTTCAGCGCATCTACGGCACCGCCTGGCCGACGAAGGACGAGCTGCGCGCGTACCTCGCGCGCCTGGAGGAGGCCGCCAAGCGCGACCACCGCAAGCTCGGGATCGAGCTCGACCTCTTCAGCTTCCCCGACGAGATCGGCTCGGGGCTCGCGGTTTTCCATCCCAAGGGCGGCATCATCCGCTACGAGATGGAGGAGTACCTGCGCAAGCAGCTGCTCAAGAACGGCTACGAGCTCGTCAACTCACCGCACATCACCAAGGCGAACCTCTTCGAGACGAGCGGACACCTCGCCTGGTATGCCGAGGGCATGTTCCCCCCGATGCACCTCGACGAGGAGCACGACGCCGAGGGCAACATCACCAAGCAGGGTCAGGACTACTACCTGAAGCCCATGAACTGCCCCTTCCACAACCTGATCTTCCGGGCGCGTGGACGCAGCTACCGCGAGCTGCCGTTGCGTCTTGCCGAGTTCGGCACGGTGTACCGCTACGAGAAGAGCGGCACGCTCTCGGGTCTCACCCGGGTGCGCGGGCTGACCCAGGACGACGCGCACGTCTACGTGACCAAGGATCAGGTGAAGGCGGAGGTGGCCAGCCAGCTCGAGTTCGTGCTCGAGACGCTGCGCGGCTACGGGCTGGACGACTTCTACCTGGAGCTGTCGACGAAGGATCCCGACAAGTACGTGGGCTCGGACGAGCTGTGGGAGGAGGCCACCGAGACCCTGCGCGAGGTGGCGCTCGCGTCCGGGCTCGACCTGGTGCCCGATCCGGGGGGCGCGGCGTTCTACGGCCCGAAGATCTCCGTGCAGGCCCGCGACGCGATCGGCCGCACCTGGCAGCTCTCCACCGTGCAGCTGGACTTCAACCAGCCCGAGCGGTTCGAGCTGGAGTACACCGGCCCGGACGGCCAGAAGCACCAGCCGGTGATGATCCACCGCGCCCTGCTCGGCTCGATCGAGCGCTTCTTCGCGATCCTGCTGGAGCACTACGCGGGTGCGTTCCCCGCCTGGCTGTCGCCCGTGCAGGTGGTCGGGGTGCCGGTGGCGGAGGAGTTCGCCGACTACCTCGGCGAGATCGTCGATCGTCTCCGCGCGGACGGCGTGCGTGCGGAGCTCGACACGAGCGACGAGCGGATGCAGAAGAAGATCCGCACGCACACCCTCGCGAAGATCCCGTTCCAGCTCATCGCGGGGGGGCAGGACCGCGACGCGGGCACGGTGAGCTTCCGCTTCCGCGACGGACGGCAGGACAACGGCATCCCCGTCGAGGAGGCGGTGCGGCGCATCCGCGAGGCCATCGACTCGCACGCACAGGTCTGA